The Rhizobium grahamii DNA window CTCGAAGGCGCCTGGTTGCGGCCTCGGCACGATGGCTACATGCCATTCCAGGAGGCAGCGTCACAGCGGATCAATCAGGCGGTCATGGGCGCCGAACGTGCAGTCGTCGCGATCGATGATCTCAATCAGCTGTTCGAGAAAAGCTTTCTCTGATTTTTCAATGGAAGCGAGTGCCGCTCGTGTGGCGACATAGATTCAATGCGCGACGCCATGCCTGGCGACGCGCATACGAATCAATCATTCACAGGAAAATCTAGACTTCGTCGTCGCTCAGTCCGGCGCCGGCTAGTTCCGACAGGTTTCGCGTGGTCTGGCTGATCAGGTGCAATGTCGTCGATATGTCGGGAGCATCCGGGGTGTTGATCAGCGTGATATAGGGGACTGTCAGCGCGGCGATGGCCGTTCCGTCGGCGCTTAGCACCGGCGCGGACAGGTTGATGACGCCTGCTGTCTGTGCGCTCGGCATCATCTCGTAGCCGCGCGAGCGAATGAGATCGAGACGAGCCAGGAAATCCGGCGCGAGCCCTGCATCCTTTCCGTCGGCGCTGTTCTCGGCAATCATGCGCTCGCGCTCGACCTGCGAGCGGAAGGCCAGCAAAACATGGCCGGAGCCTGTGTCGAAGAGGCTGATTCGTGATCCGACCCGGATCGAGATCCCCCAATAGCCGGGCGCTTCCTGCTGAGCGATGACAACAGGGTTGCCGCGGTCGAAGACGACGAGCTGGTTCGCTTGCCGCGATGCTTCTGCCAGTTCGCGCATGAGCGGGACGGCGAAGGAGACGAGGCGGCGGACAGGCGCGTGCCGCTGCGCGAGGCCGAAAAGCTTCAGTGTCAACGAGAAGCGGTCGCCGTCGATTCGCGTGACGTAACCGCGTCTGACGAGACGGTCGAGCATGCGATAGAACTCGTTGGGGCTGCGATCGAGCCTCTTGGCGATTTCCGCTTGAGTGAGCCCGCCGTCAACGCCGGCCAGCAGCTCCAGGATATCCAGCCCCTTGTCCAGCGCGGGTGCCCTGTAACGATCGCTTTCCTCTTCCGACACGGGTTCTCTCCAGTGAATAACGAAATTCATATGCGGATAATTTGGGCCTGACAATCCCGGCTTTTCAGAAAGAACGCTATTCTTCAGTAAATGACTTGACGATGGGTGAATAAATGGTTTGTATATGAATGAAGCCCTCACTGGTGAGGGCTAACATCGGGAGGAGCAGATGTCGAGATTTCTAGCCGGCGTCGCAGCCGGCGC harbors:
- a CDS encoding IclR family transcriptional regulator, with amino-acid sequence MSEEESDRYRAPALDKGLDILELLAGVDGGLTQAEIAKRLDRSPNEFYRMLDRLVRRGYVTRIDGDRFSLTLKLFGLAQRHAPVRRLVSFAVPLMRELAEASRQANQLVVFDRGNPVVIAQQEAPGYWGISIRVGSRISLFDTGSGHVLLAFRSQVERERMIAENSADGKDAGLAPDFLARLDLIRSRGYEMMPSAQTAGVINLSAPVLSADGTAIAALTVPYITLINTPDAPDISTTLHLISQTTRNLSELAGAGLSDDEV